ACTTCCCGCCAGCCCCCTCACTCCCCGGCGCGTGCGAACGAACAAGGAGAGAACCGATGAAGCGCCTCGTCCATGCCCTCTGGGCCCTTCCCCTCGCCGCCCAGGCAGCCTCGGCCGATGTGATCGCATCGGACCCCGACAGCGTGCTGAAGGTGCTTCGCGACCAGGGACTCGCGGCCACGATGGAGACCGACGACCTGGGAGATCCCAAGATCGTCAGCCATCTGACCGGCGATTCGAACACCGAATTCGTCGTGCTGTTCTATGGCTGCACCGACAATGTCGACTGCAGTTCGATCCAGTTCTATGTCGCCTATGACATGAAGGATCCGGTGACCGCGCTGAAGATGAACCAGTGGAACCGGGAATGGCTGTTCACCAAGGCCACGCTTGACGACGAGGGCGATCCGGGGCTGGAAATGGACGTGATCCTGGCCGATCCCGGCATCGACAGGAAGCTGTTCAAGACCACGGTCGATATCTGGCAGCAATCGATCGACGCGTTCGAGGACTATATCGACTGGTAAGGCCCCGGGACGCGGTCAGAGCCGGTCCAGAAGCGCCCGCGTCGGCCAGGAATCGGCGGGAAAACCAAGCCGGATCTGTTCTTTCTGAACGGCTTCGCGGGTCTTCTCGCCGAGAATGCCGTCGATGCCGCCGACATCATGGCCGCGTCCCACCAGTTTCCGCTGCAGCGCCTTCATCTCGGCCCCCGCAAGCCCCGGATCGGGCGCGCGCGGATCGAAGATCGGGGCGCCCTCGAAGCGGGTCGCCAGATAGGCGGCGGTGGTGACGTAGACGAGGCTCTGGTTCCACTCGAAAAAGACCCGGAAATTCGGGTAGGCGAGGAAGGCCGGACCGTTCCGGCCCATCGGCAGCAAGACCGAGGCCCGCAGGTTGCCGGGGCCCAGATTGTCGCTGCGCGGCCGCACCCCCAGCCGCGCCCAGTCCGAGACGCGCTTGCCATGGTCGAGCCCGGTCTCGGCCCAGTCGAGATTGCCGGGAATGACGATTTCCTGCAGCCAGGGCTCGTTCGCGCGCCAGCCAAGCCCCTTCAGCATCCGCCCCGCCGACATCAGCGCATCGGGCGCCGAGGCCTTCAGCCGGACATGCCCGTCGCCATCGCCATCGACGCCGTTTTCCAGGATGTCGGCGGGCAGCATCTGGACCTGCCCGATCTCGCCCGCCCAGGCGCCGGTGGTTCTGGCCGGGTCGAAATCGCCGCGTTCGTAAAGGGTCAGGGCCGAGAAGATCTGCGGCCGGAACAGCTCGGGCCTGCGGCAGTCATGGGCCAGCGTCACCAGCGCGTCCCGCGTGTTGAAGTCCCCCTGCACCGCGCCGAAATCGGTCTCCAACGCCCAGAAGGCCAGCAACACGCCGCGCGAGACGCCGTATCTGCGCTCGATTTCATCGAACACGGCGCTGTAACGGCCGGCATTGCGCTGGCCGTTATCGAGCCGCGAGCGGCTGATCAGGCGGCGCGCGAAATCGATGAAATCCCGCTGGAACACCCCTTGCGCCCGGTCCGCCCGGATCACCGCCGGATCCTGCCGCACGCCCGCGAAGAAATTCCGCACCGCCCCTGCGTCATGGCCCCGACGCACCGCCTCGTCGCGCAGCCCGGCGACGAAACCGCCGAAATTCCCGCCGCAGGCCGCCAGGGCCCTGTCGGACACCCCGGAGGCGAGGGCCAGCGACAGCAGACAAAGGGCGGACAGGGACGGTGAGAGGCGCATGAAGGGCTCCGGACCATTTCAGACAAAACCGATTTGAGGCCGCCACCTTACCAAGCCCCGACCGGCAGGCAAGCTGGCTCAGGCGGCTTTCAGCCGGTCGCGCCCATGCGGCCCGGTCCAGTCGATCCGCGGGTTGATCGGGATGATCCGGTTCGGATTGATGGTGTCGTGGCTGTAATGGTAATGCCGCACGATATGGTCGAAATGCACGGTTTCGGCCACGCCCGGCCATTGATAGAGCTCGCGCGCATAGCCCCAGAGATTGGGCATGTCGATCAGCCGGTTGCGGTTGCACTTGAAGTGCAGGTGATAGACCGGATCGAAACGCAAAAGCGTGGTGAAGAGGCGCCAGTCGGCCTCGGTGACGCGTTCGCCCATCAGATAGCGCCGCGTCGAAAGCCGCTCTTCCAGCCAGTCGAGACTGTCGAACAGCGCCCGGACCGCCTCGTCATAGGCGTCCTGCGAGGTGGCGAACCCGGCCTTGTAGACGCCATTGTTGACGGTGTCGTAGACCCGCGCATTCACCGCCTCGATGCCCTCGCGCAGCTCTTCGGGCCAGTAATCGTCGCGATTGCCGGTGATCCCGTCAAAGGCCGAATTGAACATCCGGATGATCTCGGAGGATTCGTTCGACACGATGGTCTCGCGCTGCCTGTCCCACAGGACCGGCACCGTGACCCGGCCCGACACATCGGGCTTTGCCTTGATGTAGATGTCCCTCAGGAAGGGCAGGCCGTAAAGGCTGTCTCCGGTCGCGCCGGGAAAGTCGGTGGCAAAGCTCCAGCCGTCCTCCAGCATGTCGGGATGCACCACCGAGACGCCGATATGCGGCGCAAGTCCCTTGATGGCGCGGAAGATCAGCGCCCGGTGCGCCCAGGGGCAGGCATAGGAGACGTAAAGGTGATAGCGTCCGCTTTCGGCCTTGAACCCGCCCTCGCCCTCGGGGCCGGGCGCGCCATCCGCCGTGATCCAGTTGCGGAACCCCGCGGTCGAGCGGACGAAGCGGCCGCCATGGCTTTCGGTGTCGTACCAGCCGCTGTCCCAGCGACCATCGATCAGTTGTCCCATGATCTCCTCCATTTCTTTGACGGAAGAGATAGCGGAATGCGCGGCCCGGGCATCGCCTCTCTCCGCGCATCCCCCCTGCGTCACCGCACCGCTATTGCAGGTCGGCGAAGGCCTTCTGCAGCCGCTCGACCGCCTCGGAGATCCGTGCCCGCGGGGTGGCGATGTTGAAACGCAGGAAGCTTTCGCCGCCGGTACCGAAGCTGGCGCCGTGGTTGACCGCGATCTTCGCCTCCTTCTCGACCCGGCGGGTGAACTCGTCGGCGGCCATGCCGGTGCCCGAGAAATCGACCCAGGACAGGTAGGTTGCCTCGAGCGGCATCGAGCTTACCCCCGGGATCGCCGCGATCCCCTCGTCCAGCAGCTTGCGGTTGCCGTCGAGATAGCCCATCAGCGCGTCGATCCATTCGGCGCCCTCGGGCGAATAGGCGGCGGTCGCCATGATCATGCCGAAGGAATTGGCCGACATGCCCATGGCCGCGAAACGCGCCGCGAATTTCGTCCGGAGCGCCGGATCGTGGATGATGACATTGCCGTTATGGACGCCCGCGATGTTGAAGCTTTTCGTGGTGGCCGACAGGATCACCAGCCGGTCGCGGATACGGTCATCGACCAGATCCATGACGGTATGGCGCTGGCCCGGATAGACCAGATCGTGATGGATCTCGTCCGAGATCAGCACCAGATCGTGGCGCCGGGCGAAATCGGCGACGGCCTGCAGCTCTTCGCGGCTCCAGACCCGGCCGCCGGGATTATGCGGCGAGCAGAGGATCACGACCTTCTCGCGACCGGTCATCTGCGCATCATAGGCCGCGAAATCCATCTCGTAGCGGCCGTCGCGCTTGGCCAGCGGGCATTCCACCACCTCGCGGCCCGCGGCACGGATCACCCGGGCGAAGGCGTGATAGACCGGCGTGAACAGCACCACCCCGTCGCCCGGCGCGGTGAAGGCCTCGATGCAGAGCGCGGTTGCGTTCACAAGACCGTGCGTGGTGAAGATCGCGGCCGGGTCCACATCCCAGCCATGCCGGGACTTCATCCACCAGCCGATCGCCGCCTTGTAGGCGGCATCGTCGCCGAAATAGCCGTAGATGCCGTGATCGACCATCGATTGCAGCGCCTGCGAGACGCAGGCCGGCGGGCGGAAATCCATGTCCGCCACCCACATCGCCAGCCCTTCTTCGGGAGAGACGCCGTAGATCGGCTCCATCATGTCCCATTTCGAGGAATGGGTGCCGCGGCGGTCGATGATCTCGTCGAAATTCATGGGGCCTCTCCTGTCATGCGCGCGCCAAGCTAGCGTCTTGGCCGCCGGGTGCAAGACACGCCGCATTGCGCGGGCCCCCGGCTTCGCCTAAATCCATCGATCATGAGCATTCGACCGATCCTGATCCATCCCGACCCGCGCCTGAAAACGGTGGCTGATGCCGTGCCCGACATCTCGGACGCGCTGCAGAAGCTCGCCGAGGACATGCTGGAAACCATGTATGACGCGCCGGGCATCGGGCTCGCGGCGCCGCAGATCGGCGTGCTCTCGCGGCTGATCGTGATGGATTGCGCCAAGGACGAGGGCGCCCGGCCCCAGCCCTATGCGATGTTCAACCCCGAGGTGGTCTGGGCCTCGGATGACAAGAACATCCACGAGGAAGGCTGCCTGTCGATCCCCGAGACCTATGCCGAGGTCACCCGCCCCGCCGAGGTGATCGTGCGCTGGACCGACCCCTCGGGCGATCCCAAGGAAGACCGGTTCTCCGGGCTCTGGGCGACCTGCGTCCAGCACGAGATCGACCATCTCGACGGCAAGCTCTTCATCGACTACCTCAAGCCGCTGAAACGCCAGCTCATCACCCGCAAGATGGTCAAGCTGAAACGCGGACGGAGCCGATCGTGAGCGTGCTGCCGATCCTGCGCTGGCCCGATCCGCGCCTGGCCACCGCCTGCGCGCCGATAGGCCAGGTGACGCCAGAGATCGCGCGGCTGGCACAGGAAATGCTCGACACCATGTACGAGGCGCCGGGGCGCGGGCTGGCCGCGCCGCAGGTCGGCGTGCTGAAACGGCTGTTCGTGATGGATGTGAACGGCGCCGCCGGGCCGCGCAATCCGCGGATCTTCATCGACCCGGTGATCGAGGAGCGCGCCTCCGAAACCATGGTCGGCCCCGAGGGCTGCCTGTCGCTTCCCGGCATTGTCGCCGAAGTCCAGCGCGCGATCGAGATCACGCTGCGCTGGACCGATCTCGACGGCACCCGCCGGCGCGAGGTGCTGTCGGGCATCTCGGCGGTCTGCGCCCAGCACGAGATCGACCATCTCGACGGCATCGTCACCCTGAACCGGGTCGATGCCGGCCAGCGCAGCGAACTGGAAGCGGCCTACGGCGCATGATCCGGCCGATCCTGCCCTGGCCCGACCCGCGCCTCGCCACCCCGGCCGCGCCGGTCGAGGCCGTCACCGACGAGATCCGCGCGATCTGGGCCGACATGGTCGACACCATGGAGGCGATGCCCGGCCATGGCGTGGGCCTGGCCGCCAACCAGATCGGCGTGCTGCTGCGCCTGGCCGTGCTCGACTGCAACGAGACCCGCGGCGCGGCCGTAAGGCTGGCCAATCCCGAGATCGTGGCGGTCTCGGACGATCTGTCGGCCCATGACGAGGCCAGCCCCTGCCTGCCCGGGGTCGATGCCACCATCACCCGCCCCGCCCGGGTCACGCTGCGCTTCCTGAACGAGCAGGGCCAGCCCGAGACGCGCGAATTTTCCGGTCTCTGGGCGACCTCGGCCCAGCATCAGCTCGACCATCTTGCGGGCCGGATGTATTTCGACAATCTTTCAAAGCTGAAACGCGACCGCCTTCTGAAGAAGGCCCGGAAACTGGGGGCAGGCCGATGCGGGTGATCTTCATGGGAACCCCCGATTTCTCGGTGCCGGTGCTCGACGCGCTGGTCGCGGCAGGCCACGAGATCGCCTGCGTCTACACCCAGCCGCCGCGCCCCGCGGGCCGCGGCAGGAAGGACCGCCCGAGCCCGGTCCAGGCCCGCGCCGAAGAGCTGGGGCTGATGGTCCGCCACCCGAAATCGCTGCGCGCCGCGCCGGAACAGACGGCCTTCGCCGCGCTCGACCCCGATGTCGCCGTCGTGGTGGCCTACGGGCTGATCCTGCCGCGCGAGGTGCTCGAGGCGCCCTGCCGGGGCTGTCTCAACATCCATGCCTCGCTCTTGCCGCGCTGGCGCGGGGCGGCGCCCATTCACCGCGCGATCATGGCCGGCGATACCCAGACAGGCGTCTGCATCATGGAGATGGAGGAAGGGCTCGATACCGGGCCGGTGCTGATGCGCGAGACCACGGCCATCGGCCCCGAAGACACCACCGGCGCGCTCCATGACCGGCTGTCGACGATGGGCGCGCGGCTGGTCGTCGAGGCGCTCGAGCGGCTGCGCGATCTGCCCCGCGAACCGCAGCCCGCCGAGGGCGTGACCTATGCCGCCAAGATCGACAAGGCCGAGGCAAAGGTCGACTGGACCCGCCCCGCCCCTGAGGTCGCGCGCCATATCAACGGCCTCTCGCCCTTCCCCGGTGCCTGGTGCGATGTGGCGGGGGAAAGGCTGAAACTCCTGCGCGCCCGCGCAGTAGAGGCCCGCATGGTGGAGGACAGCGCCGCCCCCGGCACGGTTCTCGACGGGCTGACCATTGCCTGCGGCGAGGGCGCGGTCGAGATCCTAGAGGCCCAGCGCCAGGGCAAGCGCCCGATGAGCGCCGCCGAGATCCTGCGCGGCTTTCCCCTGCCCGAACGGCTGGACTGACCCCAACCCCGAAAGCCTTCCCGGCTCTGCCGGTGATGTTGTCCGACAATCGGCCCATGCCCCGGGGCGCAGGCCCCCGAACAAAACGCGAACAAGGCGCGGGGAAGGCGCCTCGTTCCGCATCCTGACGGCAGGATGGCCTCGCCCTGCCTCTGTCGGGCACCGCCTCCAACAACGTTCATGAATTCGCATCAAGAGCTTGACCATCACCGGGCCGCGTTCCCGATCATGCAGAGCCTGCCTTGGCAAGACGACACGACCGGCGCAGCCTTCAGGGCCTCGCCCCACAGGTGACAGCGCGACCGGGGGCGGTCTGCTGCGACTGGCGGACATCTCCCGGCCCGTGCCAGCCGCGTCAGAGCACCCGCGCACCGCCTTTGGAGATCGCGCCCCCAAGCTCCCGAGGCAGCGAAGCATCGGTGACCAACGTCAGGCCCGGCCGGAACGACGTCACAAGATCGCAATCGGTGCGACCGATCTTGCTTTGATCGGTCATCACCACCAACTCGTCGCTCTGGGCCATCATCGCGCGCTTGACGGCGGCAAAGCCCGGCACCGCCTCGGTGACGCCGTTGCAACTGACCGCCGAGGCCCCGATGAAGGCGCGCCCGACATGGAAGCGGCGCAGGAAGTCGACCGTGTCCGGGCCGATCACCGCCGCCTCGCGGGGCAGGAAATCGCCGGGGCACAGCCGCACGGTGGCGGCGTCGCTGCGGCCGAGAATCATCGCCACATTCAGGCTGTTTGTCAGCACCGTGACCGGCGTGCCGCCAAGCGACAGCCGCCGCGCCAGCTCCTGGGTCGTGGACCCGGCATCGAGCATGATGGTTGCTCCGGGCGGCACCAGCGTCGCGGCCTGCAGGGCGATCTCGGCGCGCTCCTGCTGGCGGTCGCGGCTGCGCGCGTCCACATCCGGGCGCTGCCCCGGCCCGACCGGAATGACGCCGCCGAAGGCTTTCGTGACCTGTCCCGTCGCCTGCAGCTCGGCCACGTCGCGCCGGATGGTCTCGGTCGCGACATGGAAATCCCGGGCCAGATCGCTGATCCGAAGATGCGATCTCAGCTTCAGTTCCATGAGAATTCTCTCATGTCGCTCCGCCTTGCGCAGACGGTGGCTCGGGGGAGGCATCGGCAGTCCTCTTGCAAGAAACGACATCCCGATCCTGCAACAAAAATATTGCAGTTACCACAAATTGATGCTGATCATGTGGCAGGTGCCACATTCCTCCGGAGGAGCGGAGGGATGATGCATATGGAGGAAAGCATGTTCGACACCACGTTCCGCGGCCTCGCCGCGGCATCCGCCATCGCCATGATCGCCGGAACGGCCCAGGCCCAGGACTGCCCGCATGGCGATCTCGATCCGATGTATTGCGACCGGGACGGCGACCTGGTCGCCGACGCGCCCGCCGAGGGGCTGCAGGATCCCGGCACGCTGGTCTTTGCCTATACGCCCGTCGAGGACCCGGCGATCTATGCCGATATCTGGGAGCCCTTCATCGAGCATCTCGAGGAGGCCACCGGCAAGGATGTCAGGTTCTTCGCCGTGCAGTCGAATTCGGCCGAGGTCGAGGCGATGCGCTCGGGGCGGCTGCATATCGCGGGCTTCTCGACCGGCCCCACGCCCTTTGCCGTCAACCTCGCGGGCGCCGTGCCCTTCGCGATCATGGGCTCGGACGAGGGCGAGTTCGGCTACGAGCTGCAGGTCTATACCCGCAAGGACAGCGGCATCGACAGCATGGAGGACCTTGCCGGCAAGCGCGTCGCGCATACCTCGCCGACCTCGAATTCGGGCAACCTGGCGCCCCGCGCGCTGTTTCCCAATCTCGGGGTGACGCCGGGCGAGGATTACGAGGTGGTCTATTCCGGCTCGCATGACCAGTCGATGCTGGGCGTCGTCGCCGGAGATTACGATGCCGCCCCGGTCGCCTCGGAAGTGGTCGACCGCATGGCCGAACGCGGGCTCTACGATCCAGAAGAGGTCAGGATCGTCTGGGAATCGAAACCCTTCCCGACCACATCCTTCACCTATGCCCATGATCTCGACCCGGCGCTGGTCGAGAAGATCCGGCAGGCCTTCTTCGATTTCGACTTCTCGGGGACCGCGCTGGGCGAGGAATTCTCGGGGGTCTCGAAATTCGTGCCGGTGACCTACCAGGAGGACTGGGCGGTGATCCGCGAGATCCAGGCCGCGAACGGGGTCCAATACACCCCCGAGGGCCTTGCCGCCGAATGAGGGCATCGCCCTCCGGGCGGGCCCGGGCGGCCCGCCTGCCATTTCCCGAACCCGGCCGTCCCGACGGAGCGCATGCATGCTGAAGATCACCGATCTCGTCAAACGATACGGCACCGGCGACCCGGTGCTGAAGGACCTCAACCTGACCATCGAGGGCGAGACCGTCGTCTCGGTGATCGGGTCCTCCGGCGCGGGCAAGAGCACGCTTCTGCGCTGTATCAACAAGCTGGTCGCACCGACCTCGGGCAGCATCGTGCTGAACGGCACCGAGCTGACCGGGCTGACCGGCCGCCAGCTGCGCGAGGCGCGGCGCAAGATCGGCATGGTGTTCCAGGGCTTCAACCTCGTCGACCGGCTGACGGTGATGGAGAATGTGCAGTCGGGGCGCCTGGGCTATCTCTCGACCTGGGCGGCGCTGACCCGGCGCTACCCGCGCGAGGAAATCCGCCATGCCTATGAACTGATGGAACGGGTCGGCATCGCCCATTACGCCGACAAGCGCGCCGACGAGCTGTCGGGCGGCGAGCGCCAGCGCGTCGGCGTCGTGCGCGCGCTGATGCAGCGCCCCGAGATCCTGCTGGCCGACGAGCCGACCGCCTCGCTCGACCCCAAGACCTCGGAACAGATCATGCAGCTGCTGCGCGACCTTGCGGGCGAACTGAAACTGCCGGTGCTGATCAATATCCACAATGTCAACGAGGCCAGGCTCTATACCGACCGGATCGTCGGCATGCGCTATGGCCGCATCATCTTCGACAGCGTGCCGGGCGACCTGACCGACGCGGCGATGGACGAGATCTATTCCGGCATCCCGTCACAGGACCGGGCGCAGGACCGGGCCGCGGATGCCGCCGCGGCCCCGAGGCTTGCCACATGAGCGCGCCCGCCGGTCCCGCCGCCCTGCCCGACCGCTGGTCGAAGCCCAGGATGATCCGCAACCCGGTGCTGCGATGGGCGCTGTGGCTGGTGGTCGCCGCCTATATCGTCGGCACCATCGCCACGCTGCCGATCGACTGGACCCGCGTCTCCGAGGGCTTCAGCCGCGCCGCACGGATCTTCGGCGGCTCGATACCGCCCAATTTCGAGCGCAGCGGGCTGCTGGTCGACGGCTTTCTCGAAAGCCTCAAGATCGCGGTCCTGGCCTCCTTCGGCGGGGTCCTGATCTCGGTTCCCGCCGCCTTCATGGCCGCGCGCAACATCGCCCCGCTGCCGGTCTTCTATCTCGGCCGCGCGCTGATCATCGTGGCGCGCAGCTTTCATCCGGTGATCGTGGCCATCCTCTTCGTCAAGGCGGTGGGCTTCGGGCCGCTGGCGGGCGTGCTGACGCTGATCGTCTATTCCATCGGCTTCGTCGCCAAGATGCTGGCCGAACGGATCGAGGAGATCGACTTCGGCCAGGTCGAGGCGCTGCGCGCCACCGGGGCGCCCTATCTGTCGGTGCTGTTCTACGCCATCTTCCCGCAGATCCTGCCGCGGCTGATCGGGCTGTCGATCTACCAGCTCGACAGCAACCTGCGCGCCTCGGCCATGATCGGCATCGTCGGCGCGGGCGGCATCGGCGCGACGCTGGCCAATGCCTTCGGACGCTACGACTACGATTTCGCCCTCGCCATCACCATCGTCATCGTCGGCGCGATCCTCGTCAGCGAGGCGATCAGCGGACAGATCAGGAAGCGGATATGACCGAGCAGGACCTGACGACCCGGCCCGCGCCGCTGCGCGAGGCCTTCCCGGAGGACTGGCACCGCTACACGCCGCGCCAGCAGATGGCACGCTATCTCGGCCTGCTCTTCGCCGCGCTGGTGATCGGCTGGTCCATCACCTCGATCGACGTGATCTGGGAATGGGTCTGGGATGCGCCGGTGCAGATGGCCGATCTCTTCGGCCGCATGGTGCCGCCCGATACCACCAATCTCGGCACCATTCTGCTTGTGCTGTGGGAGACGGTGAACATCGCCACCATCGCCACGCTGTTTGCGGTGCTGATTTCGCTGCCGGTGGCCTGGCTTGCGGCGCAGAACACCACGCCGAACCGCGCCACGCTGTGGCTCGGCCGGATCATCCTGGTGTCGTCGCGCTCGATCAACACCATCATCTGGGCGCTGCTCTTCGTCGCGATCTTCGGCCCGGGCATCGTGGCGGGCATCGCCGCGATCATGCTGCGGTCGGTCGGCTTCGTCGGCAAGCTTCTGGGCGAGGCGATCGAAGAGATCGACCCCCGTCCGGTCGAGGCGCTGCAGGCCACCGGCGCCTCGCGCACCAAGGTGATCCTCTATGCCATCGTGCCCCAGGTCATGCCCACCTTCTGGGCGGTGGCGATCCTGCGCTGGGACATCAACCTGCGCGAATCCACCGTGCTGGGCCTGGTCGGCGCGGGCGGCATCGGCCTCATCCTGCAATCGGCCATCGACACCTTCAAATGGCAGGAGGCGGCGACGGTGCTGCTGTGCATCCTCGGGCTGGTCCTCCTGGGCGAGATCGTCTCGGCCTGGCTGCGGCGGCGCATCCTGTGAGGCTGGGCGCGGAGGTCCTGCTGCCCGACGCAGCTGAGGCGGGCAGTCGCGATGCGGCCTGGGCCTTCGCCGCCTATCAGGCGATCCGGCCGCGGCTGCCCGACGCGCAGGCAGGCGGGGCCGCACGAGAGGTCGCCTCGCTCTCGGAGGCGGCCGAGGATGTCGACCTGGTCCTGCTCGATGCCTATGGCGTTCTGAATGTGGGCGAGACCCCGATCCCCGGCGCCGCCGCCCGGATCTCGGCGCTCCGCGCCGCGGGCAAACGCGTCGCGGTGGTCTCGAATTCGGCCGGCTATCCCAAGCGCCACATGATGGCCCGCTGGCAGCGGCTCGGCTTCGATTTCTCGGTCGCCGAAGTCACCTCCAGCCGCGAGGCGATGCTGGAGACCCTCGCGGGCGACACGCGACACTGGGGCATCATGCTGGACGACGCGCACGGCAGCGAGGATCTCGGAGATCTCAGGGTCAGCTTTCTCGGCGACGATCCCGGGACCTATGCCCGGGTCGACGGCTTCCTGCTGATCGGTGCCTCGGGCTGGAACGAGGCGCGCCAGAGCCTTCTGGCACAAGCCCTTGCCGCCCGGCCGCGGCCGGTCTTCTGCGGCAATCCCGATCTGGTGGCCCCGCGCGAGGCCGGGCTGTCGCTGGAACCGGGCTACTGGGCGCACCGGCTGGCCGATGCCACGGGACAGGCGCCGGCCTTCTGCGGCAAGCCCTTCCCGTCGGTCTTCGACCTGGCCCGCCTGCGCGCCGGAGCGGGCATTCCGCCAAACCGGGTGCTGATGGTGGGGGACACGCTGCATACCGATATCCTCGGCGCCCAGGCGCTTGGCTATCGCAGCGCTCTGGTGACGGGTCATGGCGCGCTGAAATCCCTGTCATGCCAGTCCTGCTGTCGCGAGGCGGGCATCCATCCGGATTTCGTGATGACGTCGATCTGAGACCACGACGGCGCGCGGTATCCGGCAACCGCCCCGACCCGTCGGATGTTCGCGGCGTCTTCGCGGTCATGACGGGCTTTCGGGAAAGGGCAATGACGATGCGCCGGATGGCCCAATGCGGCCTTCCGGTCTTCGCGACGCATCCGGCAACGGTCCTGAGAGCCGATTGCGTGGCGCGGAGACCGGAGGTGGCGCGATCTTCATCTGTCGCAGCGCCCGGCGGCACTGGCGGCCATTGCGCGGTCTTTCGCAAGCCACCAACCGGCGCAAGGGCGTCGGGCTGCGGCCGGAACGGCGGGCCGGGTCCGGGGCAGCACAGCTTTCAGGAAACGGACCCGCGACGAAAATTCGGCGCCAAAATCCGGGGCCGTGAAAACGATGGAAAGCCTGCCTCGGGGAAGGCAAACCGCACGGGAAAGTCGTGAAAAGACGACAGCCGCCGTCGGATCAGGATCGTCTTAGGCGGCCTCAAGGACCGGAGCCTGGGCGCGGCAGGATGCGACCGGCATCATGACAGCCTCGGTTCGAAAACGCCGGCGTTTTCCGGCGCAGCGCCCCGAAACGCGCGCTCTGCCGAACCGCTCTGGCAAAACCCCTGCGCGCGCCCCATATTCGGGCCATGGGCATTGTCTTTCTTCTCATCGTCGGGGCTGCGGCCGGTTTCCTTGCCACCCGGATCATGCGGGTCGAGGCCGATATCCTGACGACCGTCGCGCTCGGCGTGTTCGGCGCATTGATCGGCGGGCTGCTGATCCGCATCCTGCTGACCATCACCGGCGCGCTGGCCGGTCTTGTCGGCGCGGTGCTGGGCGCGATGGCCCTGATCTGGGCCTACCAGACCTATATCGGCCGGCGCTGAGGCTCAGAGGCTCGCTTCGACCCGGAACCCCTCGGGGATGTCGTCCCGGCCCTCCAGCACCAGAGCGGCCATCAGCTCGCCCAC
The genomic region above belongs to Rhodovulum sulfidophilum DSM 1374 and contains:
- a CDS encoding YbjN domain-containing protein is translated as MKRLVHALWALPLAAQAASADVIASDPDSVLKVLRDQGLAATMETDDLGDPKIVSHLTGDSNTEFVVLFYGCTDNVDCSSIQFYVAYDMKDPVTALKMNQWNREWLFTKATLDDEGDPGLEMDVILADPGIDRKLFKTTVDIWQQSIDAFEDYIDW
- a CDS encoding lytic murein transglycosylase, giving the protein MRLSPSLSALCLLSLALASGVSDRALAACGGNFGGFVAGLRDEAVRRGHDAGAVRNFFAGVRQDPAVIRADRAQGVFQRDFIDFARRLISRSRLDNGQRNAGRYSAVFDEIERRYGVSRGVLLAFWALETDFGAVQGDFNTRDALVTLAHDCRRPELFRPQIFSALTLYERGDFDPARTTGAWAGEIGQVQMLPADILENGVDGDGDGHVRLKASAPDALMSAGRMLKGLGWRANEPWLQEIVIPGNLDWAETGLDHGKRVSDWARLGVRPRSDNLGPGNLRASVLLPMGRNGPAFLAYPNFRVFFEWNQSLVYVTTAAYLATRFEGAPIFDPRAPDPGLAGAEMKALQRKLVGRGHDVGGIDGILGEKTREAVQKEQIRLGFPADSWPTRALLDRL
- a CDS encoding glutathione S-transferase family protein; its protein translation is MGQLIDGRWDSGWYDTESHGGRFVRSTAGFRNWITADGAPGPEGEGGFKAESGRYHLYVSYACPWAHRALIFRAIKGLAPHIGVSVVHPDMLEDGWSFATDFPGATGDSLYGLPFLRDIYIKAKPDVSGRVTVPVLWDRQRETIVSNESSEIIRMFNSAFDGITGNRDDYWPEELREGIEAVNARVYDTVNNGVYKAGFATSQDAYDEAVRALFDSLDWLEERLSTRRYLMGERVTEADWRLFTTLLRFDPVYHLHFKCNRNRLIDMPNLWGYARELYQWPGVAETVHFDHIVRHYHYSHDTINPNRIIPINPRIDWTGPHGRDRLKAA
- a CDS encoding MalY/PatB family protein: MNFDEIIDRRGTHSSKWDMMEPIYGVSPEEGLAMWVADMDFRPPACVSQALQSMVDHGIYGYFGDDAAYKAAIGWWMKSRHGWDVDPAAIFTTHGLVNATALCIEAFTAPGDGVVLFTPVYHAFARVIRAAGREVVECPLAKRDGRYEMDFAAYDAQMTGREKVVILCSPHNPGGRVWSREELQAVADFARRHDLVLISDEIHHDLVYPGQRHTVMDLVDDRIRDRLVILSATTKSFNIAGVHNGNVIIHDPALRTKFAARFAAMGMSANSFGMIMATAAYSPEGAEWIDALMGYLDGNRKLLDEGIAAIPGVSSMPLEATYLSWVDFSGTGMAADEFTRRVEKEAKIAVNHGASFGTGGESFLRFNIATPRARISEAVERLQKAFADLQ
- the def gene encoding peptide deformylase; protein product: MSIRPILIHPDPRLKTVADAVPDISDALQKLAEDMLETMYDAPGIGLAAPQIGVLSRLIVMDCAKDEGARPQPYAMFNPEVVWASDDKNIHEEGCLSIPETYAEVTRPAEVIVRWTDPSGDPKEDRFSGLWATCVQHEIDHLDGKLFIDYLKPLKRQLITRKMVKLKRGRSRS
- the def gene encoding peptide deformylase; amino-acid sequence: MSVLPILRWPDPRLATACAPIGQVTPEIARLAQEMLDTMYEAPGRGLAAPQVGVLKRLFVMDVNGAAGPRNPRIFIDPVIEERASETMVGPEGCLSLPGIVAEVQRAIEITLRWTDLDGTRRREVLSGISAVCAQHEIDHLDGIVTLNRVDAGQRSELEAAYGA
- the def gene encoding peptide deformylase, translated to MIRPILPWPDPRLATPAAPVEAVTDEIRAIWADMVDTMEAMPGHGVGLAANQIGVLLRLAVLDCNETRGAAVRLANPEIVAVSDDLSAHDEASPCLPGVDATITRPARVTLRFLNEQGQPETREFSGLWATSAQHQLDHLAGRMYFDNLSKLKRDRLLKKARKLGAGRCG
- the fmt gene encoding methionyl-tRNA formyltransferase encodes the protein MRVIFMGTPDFSVPVLDALVAAGHEIACVYTQPPRPAGRGRKDRPSPVQARAEELGLMVRHPKSLRAAPEQTAFAALDPDVAVVVAYGLILPREVLEAPCRGCLNIHASLLPRWRGAAPIHRAIMAGDTQTGVCIMEMEEGLDTGPVLMRETTAIGPEDTTGALHDRLSTMGARLVVEALERLRDLPREPQPAEGVTYAAKIDKAEAKVDWTRPAPEVARHINGLSPFPGAWCDVAGERLKLLRARAVEARMVEDSAAPGTVLDGLTIACGEGAVEILEAQRQGKRPMSAAEILRGFPLPERLD
- a CDS encoding DeoR/GlpR family DNA-binding transcription regulator: MSFLARGLPMPPPSHRLRKAERHERILMELKLRSHLRISDLARDFHVATETIRRDVAELQATGQVTKAFGGVIPVGPGQRPDVDARSRDRQQERAEIALQAATLVPPGATIMLDAGSTTQELARRLSLGGTPVTVLTNSLNVAMILGRSDAATVRLCPGDFLPREAAVIGPDTVDFLRRFHVGRAFIGASAVSCNGVTEAVPGFAAVKRAMMAQSDELVVMTDQSKIGRTDCDLVTSFRPGLTLVTDASLPRELGGAISKGGARVL